The window GAATTCACTGAAAGTGAATTTATGAAATGGAAAGAAGCGGTAAGTGGCTAGAGACTACCTAGCAGTTGTTGATAAACACTGAGAGCATCTCTTTCCAAAATCTTTTACTAATAACCTTTTATCACATTTTGGTCCAGATGTTCTCTGCTGGCATGCAGTTGCCTACCCTAGATGAaatcaataaaaaggaattatCTATTAAAGAAGCTCTTAATTATAAATTCAATGATCAGGACATTGAAGAGGTAAGAAACCTAATACTCCACAGCCTGGAGGTTCATCAAGAACCAGTGTTTAGAGAAAattgtgattttcttctttccctgtaTCTTGACATTTTTAACTATGCATAAAGATAAGGGAATATTAACGGTGGTACCTTATTATGTAGAGTTCATCAAGCTTTTCTCTGTACATTCTCATCTTCGGATGGGACTACATAGATTAAAATGTATTCATGACTCAGATGAGGCTACAAAGACTACAGCATACTCAGGGATCTGTAATCTGCTGGGATTGGTCCTTCAAGAATTCTCTTACTCCAAAACATTTTGGTAAAATTCTTTgatctctgttctcttagacATTGGGTAGCCTTACAGTACCAGGCCCTTGGGCTGCTGCTGTTTATTGGTGCATGTTCCTTCAGACTGTCCCAAAAGAATCTTCGTGTCCCTGGAAGCAGCATTCCCTTGGAATGaactctcaatctctctctctgggACATGACACTCCTATAGGAAGAGCAGCCCCCTTTTAACTAGCTGCTTGCCTCCAAAATGGGCTTATTTAGCCTGTCTACAAAAATTGTTTAGGAATACCTCATTGCTGGTATCTCCTCTCTGGTACAGattgtaaaagagaaagaaaggttcAGAAAAGCTCCACCCAACTATGCTATGAAGAAGACTCAGCTGCTAAAGGAAAAGGTAAGGACTTCCATTCGCAACTCCTTCCCCATCCTGTGAGAAGATGTAGAAATCAAatgtgttgggtggcgcctgtggctcaaaggagtagggtgctggccccatatgccggaggtggcggggttcaaacccagcccctgccaaaaactgcaaaaaaaaaaaaaaaagaaagaaagaaaaagaaatcaaatgtgtTTATCCCCTGCCAAGTTAGTGGTAGCAGTACTGGAGAAAAAAATGTGGGCTTGATAATAACCAACACAGTGTGTTCTTGGCACCCAGACGGCATTCCTtggccattttcctttctgtaaatTAAAACTCATCTTATTTGTTGcattctcctttctttctagTCACTTTAGTTTTGTGTGGAACAAAATAGACCTTGAGATAGAATTCAGTACTGGGTCTGTACAGACAAATGACATTGTCCAGCCCAGCTGCTGCTGGtggttttccattctttacaCCAGAATGGCATGAGCCTTATTACGGTGCCTTGACCAGATGGATCCTGGGTTCTAAGGTAAATGTTATATATGACTGCCAGCAGAGCCAGGTAGCTATATGGGAAGGTGTTACTACTGTACTGTGTACGTCTGTAACAAAAATTATAGTTTGTATTTGTAAAGTACTTCTTCAGTATTCTGTCACATCTCCTGTCACTTGTTCATTACATGAGATGTCTTGCCTGTGCTAAGTAAACTCACACATCTCCCTGCTCACAGGCCATGGCTGAGGACCTGGGGGATCAGGACAAGGCCAAACAAATCCAGGACCAGCTGAATGAGCTGGAGGAGCGGGCAGAGGCCCTGGACCGCCAGCGGACCAAGAACATATCTGCTATCAGGTATGTTACTGAGCATGATTCAATTGGTCCCCTAGTCTTGACCCACAGGCCTTGGCCAGAATTATTTGGCAAGTGTGTGGCCTGCACATGCTGTGCTGTACTGACAGACAGAGCTCTGAGGTCAGGGACTCAATGATTCCCTCCCTCTTCTTACCCCACAGTTACATCAACCAGCGGAACCGAGAGTGGAACATTGTGGAGTCTGAGAAGGCCCTGGTGGTAAGTAAGACAACCTTATctaaattactaaaaaaaaaattaataagatgaTATGAAATCTTTCCTACATATTGctcaagtatattttttaaaaaattagtgaaaTAACATGTACACGTAGCATATACATGGTCTTTCTCTATGCCCCCCCCGTACACACATATAATTTactaatttataatgaaaagcaGAAGTCTTCTGCCCTGTCTTACCCCTCCCCACCCTTAGATTCTACTCCACAGCTGCTCATTTTTACCATTTTCGGCTTTTCGGTTGTTGCTGCCATAACTACTCTGGTGTTCTTAAAGAGAAAAGGATaatagctttttatttctttcagtctCTTATAAAGACTCTTATTTACATGTGAGCTTAAGAATGAGAGGAGGGGGAATGGAGATGCAGTCCTGCAGTGCATGCTGTCTGTTTCAGGCTGAAAGtcacaacatgaaaaaccaacaAATGGATCCCTTTACTCGGCGGCAGTGCAAACCTACCATCGTTTCTAATGTGAGTGCCTAAAGAGGACGTTTTTAGTCAGGACCTAGATTCTAGGACATAAAATTAATTCCATTAGGAAATtaataaagaagttaaaaataatgttttcttagcCGGGATTTGCTTGTCTGAAGCTCTTGGGTCTGGATacttccttttttatctcactaTAGGGCATATATAAGTAGTGAAGACCTGGCATGAATTCATAAAAGCCTAGGAGACTATCCATACCAGGGTGGGTTTACGGTGCAGTAGACATTAGTAATGTGTCTGTTAGCTAGTGCCTGACTGGGCTtggctttatttacttatttttttaattttttttttttcatagagatagaatctcactttatggcccttggtagagtgccgtggcgtcacacagctcacagcaacctccaactcctgggcttaggcaattttcttgcctcagcctccccagtagctgggactacaggcccccaccacaatgcccggctatttttttgttgcagtttggccagggctatgtttgaacccgccaccctcagtatatggggccagcaccctacccactgagccgtaGGTGCTGCCCTAGGCTTggctttaaagcttttttttttttttttattttttggctggggctaggtttgaacccgccacctccggcatatgggaccggcgccctactccttgagccacaggcgccgcccggctttaAAGCTTTTAATTGCCCTTTTTTTGTTGTCTTGAGGAAAACCCCACTGAGCTGCTATTGGGTTTGCTATGGTGCCTGTGGTGTTAGTATGGTAGGTGGGAAGGAACCTGGCAGTAGGACTGTGAGTATTGAATAATCtctaaaataacttattttttctctCAGTCCAGAGACCCAGCTGTTCAAGCTGCCATCTTGGCCCAGCTGAATGCAAAATACGGTTCTGGAGCATTACCAGATGCTCCAAAGGAAATGAGCAAGGCAAGTACAGTACCACCCTGTGGCCTGCTGGACTGGACTGCTGGCCAGTATGCCAAGCAGTCTCCTTGCCCAGTTCAGGCTTGATTTACCTGGAGGAAGGTGGAGTCCACTTGcagttctttctccttccctattGTCTACAAATATAATCAGCtgctactgaatttttttttttttttttaggacacattaaaatttgctttaatacttctttgggggggaaaaaacccacacttgtagtgaatgaacaagaaacatttttatgctattatttgtatctacaatgccatgaattcatagggaagaggttccagcagctcagagaggcaccttgccattgaatgtgacaaagtgttgattgacttttgaagtcgtgggaaataggtcccagcaccttgtatcactgttacatggggactattggttatcctgtgtgctatgctgtacacttATTATGCcgtgagctcatggggaataaataggttcttgctcctaaaaacatgggtcccctggtactcctgtgtgctatgttatatgcttattatgccatgaattcatagggaatgggttccaggagctcaggctcctttccattggttctcacaaagtgggtttctctgggtggcgcaggctggcgcttcagttgaacccaggtacctttctctttggcttccttctttttgtgatcattttccttcacacgtttcaggaagctatctcggctcttagagtgcttaatatgctcaatacgaacattaatcctcttcgcgaggatcttgcccttaacttgtttgtttacaacaatgccaacagcaggctgggtaacattgtaaactcttccagttttgccatggtaacatttgtgtggcatgcctttttgaacagtacccattcccttgatgtctacaatatcacctttcttgtagattcgcatatatgtggccaaaggatcaactccatgttttctaaaaggcctagagaacatgtatcgggtgcctctcctctttccctttgtgtttgtcattttggtgaattactggaagatggggTCTCTGCTACTGAATTTTTGTTGAACAACTAAATCCTAAAACTAATAGCAGTACTTACCTAGGGTCTTGATTAAGTGTTGAGGCACCTGACTTGTAGCTCTGTTTGCCACATTTTCTCCTATGTAAAATTACTGGACCTACTTCACAGGATAATCTGGAGGAGCAGTTGTCACATAAGGAttaaatgtgggcggcgcctgtggctcagtcggtaaggcgccggccccatatactgagggtggcgggttcaaaccctgccctggccgaactgcaaccaaaaaatagccaggcgttgtggcgggcgcctgtagtcccagctactcgggaggctgaggcaagagaatcgcttaagcccaggagttggaggttgctgtgagctgtgtgaggccacggcactctaccgagggccataaagtgagactctgtctctacaaaaaaaaaaaaggattaaatgtAAAAGTGAAAGCTCTTTGAAGACAAAAATGGTAAATTTAGAAGCCGTTTTCTGCCTAACTTAGGGCATTTCCTATATAGTCTAAACTGTCCCAGGAATTCCTGACATTTTAGATCAGAAGGTGGCCTTTTGTCTCATGTCCATCCTGTCTATCCTTATTCCACAGACGTGAGCGAACCTTCTCTTTGCTTTTAGCCTTCAGAAGGGCATGCTCTTTGTGGCCTTGCCTCAGAGAAGGAATCGGAGAAGGGCCTTAGTAGGAAAATCTAATGAACCTGAGTAAGAGCTTTTACCATTAGTGGCTGCTGCTGGTTTAAATCCACTTGCTCTTATAATTAGTTTTCCTTTTCACATTGTAGGGTCAGGGCAAAGATAAAGATTTGAATTCTAAGTCAGCCAGTGACCTCTCAGAAGACCTGTTCAAAGTACATGATTTCGATGTGAAGATTGATTTACAAGTTCCCAGCTCAGGTAAGTGAAGTTGAAGGGACAAGATGGATACTTGGCTCTCTTGGGCAGCAAGGAGGCCTGATTTTAGGTAAGAAATAAGGGTGTCTGCTCATCAGTATGTATAAGGGCAGTCAGGCTACTAAAGGATGAGGCACAAGACGAAAGAACTTTGTAGGTATGTCAggtttcaattttctcttctttctcacagAATCCAAGGCTTTGGCCATCACCTCCAAGGCTCCGCCAGCCAAGGATGGGGCTCCGAGGAGATCTCTGAACTTGGAAGACTACAAGAAACGACGAGGGCTTATTTGAGTGCACCCAGCCTGCTGCTTCTGACCCTGCATGCCCCATCACAGTGTCCcacctttcctcttttcctttgattTGCCCTTTCGGGCTGGAGCAGCAGTAGAACTGGGAAGAGACTCCAAACTGCCAGTTATCTGTAATATAAACCATTTTGCTGTATAGACCTCCCTTGTCTACACACCATCTCCCACCAGCCCTGTGGGCCCTACCCAGTATGGATCTGGGCTCATGGGCATTATCCATGTCTTTagatttgtgtttgctttttattttttttgttgttgttgtttgtttcgggttttttgttgtttttttttttttggtttgtttgttttctttttaaccagCACAGTTCATTGGCCACTCTGCACGCATTCAGTATTACCATGGAGCTGGGATTCT is drawn from Nycticebus coucang isolate mNycCou1 chromosome 6, mNycCou1.pri, whole genome shotgun sequence and contains these coding sequences:
- the LOC128589030 gene encoding 60S ribosomal protein L21-like, which produces MTNTKGKRRGTRYMFSRPFRKHGVDPLATYMRIYKKGDIVDIKGMGTVQKGMPHKCYHGKTGRVYNVTQPAVGIVVNKQVKGKILAKRINVRIEHIKHSKSRDSFLKRVKENDHKKKEAKEKGTWVQLKRQPAPPRETHFVRTNGKEPELLEPIPYEFMA